The window GACCTCcttccatctctcttctccatccTCCCGTTTACGAAACGCCACCAAAATTCTCCTTAACAAGCACGTTTGGAAACGTTTCTCATGGAAGAGGGCTTGACTAGGAGGAGGGTGTAAGTGGGTTTTCTCATGTGACCATGGTTCCAGCTCCAAACCTCTTCCAACAGCCCAACAATAGCCATGGAGGTTGTGTGGGGCCTGGCGGAGGCGTTATCGATGCGACAGGCTATGTTCGAAAACATATGATAAGATTCGATCCGTTTAATCACATGGCCGAAGATGGATCAAGGGCTAGTAGTTCATGCGACGTGGGCCCTTCGAAACACATGCAACAAGAGAAaggagatgatgatgatcatgatgagaGAGATGTGGGGTGGCTACAATTAGGTATTGGTAGCCATGGGAGTAGGGCTCACGGATTTAATCACATGGATGTGCCTGATCGAAGAGATGGACGGATACAATTCGATCTTCTCTCTGATCGTGCTGCTGcaccggtgggccccactttcaacaTGGGCAACATCCAATTGCCAAGGCCTACTAAGAACGGTGCAAGCACTTCTTCAATTTTCAATACACCAACGCAAGTTGGAACGAGTTTGAGTTTCAGGCAGCCGCCGGAGGCGGTGTGGGGTCTGTATGGGCATGGCCCATGGAATCCAATggcctgttcttcttcttcttcttctatgccATTTTATTCACTACCACATCAGCACACTTACGCTATATCAGGTCCACTTCCAATCGGTGATATGAGAGTCGTTGATCGACCGTTGAGGATGCAACCTGGCCTTTGGTTTGTGCTACAAGCATCACAAAACCAGTAAGTTGAAAATCACGTGAAAGAAAAAAACCACACAAgctttttgtttttcaaaatgttATCTTGAAGTAGATAGTAATTGATTGAAATTGGTTGAAAATGCAGAGGACAAGAGCTCTTTTTGCCTCAGATACCCAAGAGCTATTTGAGAATCAAGTACctttatcctctctctctctctctctctctctctctctctctctctctctctctctctctctctctctctctctctcatgaattCTCATGAAATagataatgaagaaaattaatttattttaaaatttcaaatattttgtaGAGATGGGAGGATGACCGTTCGGTTATTGATGAAGTACTTGAGTAACAAGCTGGGACTGAATAACGAATCAGAGGTATTTGTAGCTATTACCACAGGTGGCTTTGCCTTTAAAATGATAATAGAAGTAGTTGGTTTTGTACTGTGttgttgttggtttctctctctccttcctctttgtCGGGTCCGGCCTGGGTCATTTAAGatagtactctctctctctctctctctctctctctctctctctctctctctccttccgcTTTGTCTGTTCGGGCCCGGGGCATTTAAGatagcactctctctctctatagataGTTCTCTCTATATACATATTTAGGGTATAAACTCAATCTCCGTAGGAAACCCAAAAAGAAATGGGGAATTCAACTAGAAAATACATGTTTCTTTTCAACATGATAGAAACATGAGTACTAAATGGGGTCTTATAATGGGATTCAGTTCTTCTGGTAATAATGGCCATGTTTACTTGGTATGTGTGTGTCGAGGTGCCCCTTTTCACATTTACCTATATGATTAATTATCTATGTAACTGTTCGATCTGGGCCTTGGCATTCTTGCTTAGAATAGATTGAACCTTCACATTGAAAGCCTTAGCCGATGAGGTAGCTTTTCCAAATCAGGTGCGTCTGGGATGCCTCATGATCGTTCTCCAACGTATGTCGGCGAGTAGTCTCAGTGGACCAGTCAATTACAAAGAACACTAACAACTACATAATCACATGCTAAGCTGTGTAGTATAGAGTGAATATTAGGAAAATCAGTTCGCTACAATTATCTCATTCAAGTTAAAATTGGTAGGAAATAGAATTACTTCTCAATGAAAGAGATTCTATCTATGGTGTTTTAGTACTGGGAAAACCATATATTCTCAGGAATCTAGATCTTTGTTTGGATACTAAGAAAGAGTAGTTAAGAACTTGTATTCTTTTCAAAATCGTGACCgttgtattagaaatgacaaattttgaaaattgatttCTATTAAAAATTCATTTTCCATCCTTCTTTAGTACCTAAATATAAATTCAGCCCTTGCTTAAACCATTTTCCGAGGAATGGATTCACAGGAGCCCAACGACTCTCAACTTTTATTTTCCTGTTTTTACATAATCTGTTTTAAATCCTTTTTAGCTTATGGGTTTTGATTTTGTAAATCATTTCTTCTTTGTAGAGTTGCTCTGACCCTAAGGGACATCTGGGAGCAATATTTCCCATCTTGGTAAATTATATatcttgagttgggcttggtttgGGAATctggaaccttttttttttttttttttccttttatgggGGAAATGGATATCCGCAGAAATGGGAGTTTCTGGTGTTTGGGGTTCCAGGAAATGGGAGATTTCCACGGACATGCTTTTCCATGGGATATCGATTGATTTCTTTGGTGCTTATGATAAAATGAGGTTTGTTAGGAGCTCCTTAGGTATAGTGATGGTTTTGGTTTGAAGTAGagaaactgaggtttcatgcttGTCGTGTTCACAGCTTCCATGGTACAAATCTTatttattgcacacgcgtgttCAATAAAGCTCAGGTACATGCCATACATGCATGTATTAAAAGCTTATTTAAATTTTTAactgatttttcatattttatattacaataatttttttaataaaatcatgGAAAATTAAAATCTGCCAAGATACGATAAATCTCACCATGTTAAcataaaattttcatttgattaattatttcacacacacacacacacatatatatatatcaggagattttcaaaatcttgtcaaattttttttttacggTGCTTCTACTGGGGCATGCTAACCTTGTAATTCACAAGCACACGTGAGTACGTGCAGAGTTCTTTGATACTCTTGTAGTGTGATGATTGACATGCATGCATTTATAAGTCCTACACAtcgcatgcattaactcaaactaACCGTCCAAAATGCTGAATGTAGTGTAGAATATTGTTCGCCGTACAAAACCATAATTTGTTGAACTGGAATTGTTGGCCATccattaaatgtctaccaatttGTGTCATTTTCTGTTCCCTAGATTGGAGAATTTAAGCTACTTAGccacataaaaaattaaaataaaatttttataaaaaaaagtaaaaaataaaaagtaaatttatttaGCCACATGTGTAGGTAtcgtgtatcaaccatcacatcctgCAGCATATCaaggttttcttttttcatttttatgttttttttgtgGGAGTCATGATATGTATATTAGGTAGGTTTGCCGTGTTGGGGTATATGATGTGTGAGGGAGGAACGCCTCTTTTGTGATGCCCGCTTCGGACGGTCTAGATTATACAGTTTCAAACCATGGAGCCCACTTTGGATGGTCTAAATTAAAGGATTTTGATGGTCCTAATTGACTAATTATTGACTATAAATCATTGGTTAGGTTTGTCCATTCAATCTAATAGTTGATTTACCTAATATAGTTCTCTTGATTTAGACGATAGTTGATCTGCTAGAGTATCAAGTAACTCACCTCACATTTTAAGTGGTCTAAAATGTGTTTTGCTAAATTGCTATTTTTGGAAATGTAAATTGATAAGCTTTTCCAAAATCTTAGTATTGTGCAATGGGGAGGTTGAGCTCtggctccagtggtagactcttaagagtttcaacacatggtcaagggttcaagtacccataggtggtgaaatcccactaaggtgtgagtgtgtgggggtgtgtgtgcatgtgtaaaaaataaaaaataaaaataaaaataaaaaaagaggttGAGATGCAACTTTCTTcctagagatttttttatttttttttatttttttttttgtttttaaaaaaaaaaaaccctaattctacatctCAAATTACAGCGGTGCTCCACATAGAACCCAACACTATTCAGACTTTCAAGAGAGAATATGATTGTATTTTAAAATTCACTTGCTATAGGATTCTGATTCTGTGCTAATTATTAATGTGCCATATTAATGTAGAATTCATATTTAAGAAATAATGTAAGACAAAGTCAAGGACAATCACATGGATGATTAGCTAGGATCGAAGAAAGCTGCCCGAAAGTTAGATCAATGATGGAAGaaaatttataagtttcaatgGCTATAACTTTGCGACTAAATAaccattttgaatatataatatGTTGTTAGAAAGCTAGAGATAAATTATACATGCTAGCCAATGTCAAAAGTTACTAAGACTTGAAtgatttttccttttgagtttttaatcaatctttattatttttaataatttttggtATTGCTTTAAGtgtgtttttagggttttaagaaTCATATGATAGCTTAAGTCCTAATTTTAGTCATGGAAAAGAGTTTAAATCAATTGAATAGTTGTTTATGATTTGTAAAAAAATTATTATGTTGAATAACTTATTATTTCAAAAAAGTTATGAATTTAGTTCTTACGATTTATATAAGTTATATTAAGCAACATTTAAACATACTTTATTCTAATTTTCATTAgtaatatcattttatttcttgttttcattttttttttctttaaattaaagGGTTATTTTTGAAAAGAAGGTGTTGAACTCTTCTCTTAATCCACGCATCCACTATATTAGAAAAGGCCGTCttaaatgtttcatcaaaatcaagagcAACAAAGACCATTGATGACATTATCCACAGACCCAAATACAAAATGGAAAATCCAATATTTCTTGAACTTAGAATTAGAAATGAGATCCATTTCTTAATTTTCCAAATCCAAACAAGCTCCAGGCATTCTTTACTCACAAGATCAGGGTCCACGTTGCCCCACAAACCCGCATTCATTAGTTTCCCCGAAGTTACTTTTATCTTTTGTTGTTGAGAGTGGATTAGTAGTTATCCGGGTACCACCTTAGTGGATattaccctaaccgtgtggggcccaccctgatgtattcgttgtatatccatgccatcaatctgtttttccatctcattttaggatgcgaTCCCAACCCTTAATAAGAGACATATCTCAGGTGGAATGTACCActagaaatagtgatgaatgaccattaaaagcttttgtgggccacaaaagtttttgatcaagctaatctttataTATTCTTTTCAACTATCaagatgttggatggcaaataaacataacgaaaatcttacgatgggctctttggaatttttaatttgGAATTTTTAATCTTGAGgtactcaatcaccactatttcatgtggtgtggtccacctgagatttgtatctgcttaatttttgggatcacatcctaaaatgggcaaacggatggacggcttggatatacaacacatcatcgtGGTGGGTGTTACCCAGgttacacctaatccgctccctttgtTGCTATGGGATCGTCATTATCAAACAATGTTATAATCATGAAGCACTTATTTGCACACACGTGGCAGTACGTTtgcatgatctagaccgttcatgtATACTAAGATAAGGTGGATACTGGATAACCCATGTGTCAAAATCTACACCAATTCGGTGATTCTATCcatgtatttgatttttttcttttctctgatTAAATGTGAAACGTTAGTTGTAGTTTTCAGACCCGCCCATTTATAATATTCAAGGGTCCCTCAATCAGTGGATATGATCACCTGACAGTGAAGGTTCTTGGAcatggaaggtttggatcaggCCGTACATGTGCACCGTGTATACGGTATTGAATGCTTGGGAACTACCTTTGGTACTATTGATAGCACCGGACCCTCTCTTTAATACTCCGGCAGAGTGAGATGCTCCTACTCATGCACACAGGGTGCATGCATGTACCTTATAGCGGGTTCCACTTTAAGTGGACCAAAAGCCAAAACTTTCATTGGATGCACGATCCTAACTGgttgattggtggacatctaatggacggtagaAATGAAAAAGGTCATCTTGGTCCCAATTCAACGGCTAAATGTACATCAATCAGAGATCTGGTTGGTCTCCTAGATCTGATTCTGGGCCTAGTCTCCatcttgagtgggccccacaatttggacggtttaattatAGGTAGATGAATGTCCTGTCTACATTTTCTACGTGCATGTGTATGGAGAACCACACCCTGTCATTTACTGTTTCTCTACTTTTAGAAAATGAATCTCATTCCTTGATTTGGTGTCCAATGGTTTTATTGCAATGTAGTAAATTTATACATACAAAGATATGATACAGTACCTTCCAACACAACTGTTACGGTTCAACGTGGCAGAGTGTGATTAATGATACACTCGCACTAAAAAGTTGAGTACAAGACACAAAGGTATTTAAATTGAGccgtccaaatagtggggcccaccgtagatGTCTCTTAAATCTAAGATTGAAACTGTCTGATTTCTTAACTAGTTGATCATAATGATCATTTAATGGACGGCCTGAATGAAAAGTAGTAAACTGTCCATGTTCAGTCAGAGGATAGGATCACTTAATCAATCCATTTTTGGGTGATACTCTTATGTGCCTGGATTCGCAATTTTGACAGGTTTTCTgtctgccacgtgtacaatttctaattGGCAAAGGCAAAGTATTCTACGTTGTTGCTGTGGTCCTTTGAAACCATAGGCTTACTTCCAAACACGTGTGGAGCCCTGACCATCAACAGTCacatggcccccacaatgatggaCGACTCCACTTAAAATAAATACGAGAGCATTTCGTCTTTTCGACCCTAAAAGAGACTTGGACTTTCTAGTAGGGCTGCAATTTCGGTTCGGatcaacctgaacccgattgacccgaCCTTAGGGCTAGGTTttggttgtcaaggtcctcaggttggaaaatgccaacccCTTGGGTTTGGGTTGACTAATTTCGGTCTGATTAGATCTAGGAATAATTGCGTGAATTTGGGTAGGGTTGAGATGAGTTGGGTTAGGTCCGATTGAGTATAAAAAGGATTTCGGAATGAGCACCTTGGTTggaacttgggttgggttgggttgtagGTTGGGTTCTCTCGAGGtgaggttgggctcaggttgaccaTTAACCATACCCGCCCTCCACCCCCTACTTTCTAGGGGTCAATGGATTGTTTAGTAAAATTTGAGTTTCTCAGGATTTTTGTGGTAAAATCCTTCTTTCAAAGACGCTCACAAAACATTGAAATGTCAGAATATTCAATGCACCAAAACAAGAACTCGGATCGCTCTACGAATGCATGGAAACTAGGATTTGAAACACATGATATTTGTGTGTGTGCTGTTTCTACCATTCTTAAATGGTCTAATTCATATCTTAACATACCTAGGATTGGAAGAATAGATATTCATGTCTAGTGCAAGATGCAACTCATTTAAATTGCATCGGAAGTCCCATACAAGCTTTTAGGATTTACGGTTTAgagtttagatttttttttaattagtaaACATATAAGCTAAAATAATATGTGTAACTACTTAACTAACTgcagtttattatattttttaactgATTATGCTTCGCATGAAGTTGATAATCTTATCTTCTTTGTTAATCGTTGCTAAAAATAAAAGTTACTAAAGATAAGGCCTTGGATGGGATTGACTGGTGAGACAGGACTTGAAAAGCTGACCCAAATAACTGAGACATGATTATGataatgacaatgatgatgaccaGATAAGTGTTTGAAACTAAAACATACTAATCATTGCAATTAAAATTATTTACATGTTATAGGTAAGGAAAGTGATATTTATGTACCATCTTTTTCATTCACTaccttttttcatttcatttttctctgTCTAGCAAAAGCTAAAGAGGAATAAAACCAAAGGTAAAATGGGTGAATTACATAACATAGTTAAAAACCCGACTCTAGTAGAGTTGAATAACTTAGTTGAATTTATTTGAGTTTTTTCCAATCTTTTCCTAATGTTTGATATACAAAATATTGTGCACGATgcgcgcgcacgcacacacacacacaatcatatTATCGAGTCTTGAGGGGGAgttgagttatgtttagttgattTGAGTTATTTCAAGTTTTTAAACTTTCAGGAATATAAACTTTTACTGTCTTGAATAAAACTCTCTATGAATATTGTAATTCCGTAAGATCTTAGAACCAGGCATATATATCCCTCTTCAACATGGAAATGCTTTCAATCAGCACATTCGACTGCTTGAACTTCATTTGCTCTACTTcttttttgtttgttgttttttttgcTTATACTTTGAAATGAACTGAGATTTCTTCTAGCTAGTTGTATTAGCCGATGAATGGTTTTTAACTAGTACCCAGACGccatgtagcacgtgtgggggtgTGCATGATCTGCCTTGTACACGTGCGTGGATAACACATCACCAAATTTCCCCATTAAAACATATCACCAAATTCCCCATTCACCTAAAACATGTAAATAACTAAGTGTGTGATAATCATTCCTAGATGAAAGTATGATGGTTAGAGTGTCATGTTCTGATGCAAACGTTTTCACAATAATTATATTGCAAACAagttgtggaccccacgtgatgtattcataacatccactccaaccatcatgcATGCCTTATCTTGCTTAGCGAGGATCCCAACAATCAGATTAATCCAtgactgaggtggaccacacaagaagGAACAATTGGGAAGGGGAGGGCTTGCCTCTCAGGTGTTCCcagtggtgtggtgcacctgagtcatggatcagtatgatttttggatacattACTAAAAATGGGAGGTTGTgaatgatggttggagtggatgttATCAATACATCATGCTGAGGTCCACAGAGGTTGTTTGCACCAcaattttggggaaaaaaatgTTTTTCACTTAATCATTTTGATTTGTTAGGTGCCTTGTATTCTTGCATTGCCTAATCATCATTCTCTTTGCCTTAATCTATTAAAGGTCAACTGTCTTTTCATTGATCATGTGTTTCGGAAGGTTTGGTCATTCCAATGCTTTTGAGAGCCATGCCCATCCACATGCCAATATGAAACACATGTCTAGGATCTGAGCTTTTCATCAAGTGGGTTAtactgtttagatcttctagcctaAATATAAAGTCATTTTACACCTTGGGTGAGCCACAACGTGGAAACAAATGGACCACCAGAAAAGATTGTCTCAACTATCAGTTTGCTCTtgtatattgtggcccacctgaggagtgaaACGGCCTGATTTTTTAGTCAGGAGATCTGGAGATTGTTTCCAACAAGATGAAGAGGCTAATATCTGGTACACATGCTCCATATTGCCATGTGTCGTGTGTGTTGGTGGGAAACCTTGTGTTTACCTCACATCTTTgagattcaaattcaaattcatcaTTGCGTAGTAACATGGCATGAATGAGTGGGTACAGAAAgctaatttagacaattttgtgCTTTTCCTAGTCAATTGGTCGGTTCAATAAGCCTTAGCTGTGA is drawn from Magnolia sinica isolate HGM2019 chromosome 5, MsV1, whole genome shotgun sequence and contains these coding sequences:
- the LOC131246651 gene encoding uncharacterized protein LOC131246651, whose protein sequence is MVPAPNLFQQPNNSHGGCVGPGGGVIDATGYVRKHMIRFDPFNHMAEDGSRASSSCDVGPSKHMQQEKGDDDDHDERDVGWLQLGIGSHGSRAHGFNHMDVPDRRDGRIQFDLLSDRAAAPVGPTFNMGNIQLPRPTKNGASTSSIFNTPTQVGTSLSFRQPPEAVWGLYGHGPWNPMACSSSSSSMPFYSLPHQHTYAISGPLPIGDMRVVDRPLRMQPGLWFVLQASQNQGQELFLPQIPKSYLRIKDGRMTVRLLMKYLSNKLGLNNESEVQMTCRDQQLLPNMTLQHVRDNIWCSAGDTVTLLTHSPSPEHVMTLEYSKRA